DNA from Electrophorus electricus isolate fEleEle1 chromosome 5, fEleEle1.pri, whole genome shotgun sequence:
TATATGGAAGCACCAGACAGCTCATTCGTTCTTTCAGTAACTGTTCAAAATGCACTCTTCATATAAAGCAGGGTCATATGAGTTGAAAGAAAtcacataaaatgtttacaagcATTTAGTATCATTTAGTTAATAGACATTGTTTGCAAGATAAAACGTATTGTTTTAGACATTTCataagtttaaatatttctcttttgtgtttgtatgtccaTAGGTCTGCCAGTTCCATTAAAAGTGAGTAGAAAGTTTCTGCATAACTGGGGTTCCATTTCTGCATAACTAGGGTGGTTCTGAAGTTACTGAGATTGTTcattatatgaaaatatcaGTGTACTTGAACATGTAAATTAACAATACatatatgaaatttaaatgcttttatcaTATGAGCATTGTTGTGCACAGACCAATGAATCTTGACCTGTACTCAGTGCAAGACATGTTGGTTAGTCACCTAACTTCAGAATGCATAGTCAGTTAACTTCAGAATGCAGTCTTTTTACAACTGGTCATATGTCATATTGGATTCTGTTTAAACACATGTAACGCAAGGGATCCCTAATGCATATGTATACTCAGGGTATTTGCTGCTAATAAAAGGGTAAACACACTAAGAACATATTAATTCATAACGGATAACGCATAACATAATTATGAAATTTTGGTCCACAGTCAAGTTCCCCTCTATGCTGGACTTTAGCCTGAGTATTATTGACACTTACCTCTCTATTTTCACCTGAGCATctgtatttgatagagactacaaagcacttctgtaagtcaccaaatgctgtaaatgtacactgatgtccacatttatatttctgtagTTTCAGATTACCTCACGTCATCTCAGTGTCAAGAATTACATTTGTGGCTTGgccttttttttccatcttaaaCACTTCATAAAACTGTCATGACTTTTTACCATCTCAATGTACATGTGCAGGGATAATGCAAAACCTTCAGTATTCAGCCACCAGAGCAACTGTGGCGAGTCTGAATGTAAGATGAATTAAATGAAGTAATTTGACTCAAGCATTTCTGTGAAGAATTTTGGCTCTTATACAATGATGACGTAATGTGGGGAAATTATTTGGCTCTCACACAGTGAcattagaaaaaagacaaatgacaaGTATAGAAACACTGGGGGTAACTGCTaactgtcatggaacgctcgcctccgcgagtcacgtggtttggcccgccacgtgcagcgGGAGGATCTGTGTTtatggccacgcctgcacacacctgcacctcgccttgtctaaatgtatataaacccgtgtcaaagtgtgcagtgtgttggtcattgttgatgtagcgtgttgatgtttgtttgttagcgtccAAATGTGATATTAGTAACCTTGTTTGACtagcttgtgttaatgttaaagtcattagtgttaagtgtgtctatgctggttgttaatgttatttgtgagtgccaccatcgtctttatgttttgtgtcattaaatgtttcacaagccatgagaagtctgtgcgtcctgctccacgcccttccgTGACGTTACAGTAATGAAAGGGGGCAACTTGGTGACATTAGATTAAAAGCTGACTACAATATGTCTCAACAGCTAAAATATCatgtttaaacagcatttatgtagGGTagatttaaaaatcagtttattatttttatatgaccTAAATCATGGACTATCTATTAGTATAATAAATGTGGTTGCTAAGGTGTTACCAATTTGCTTCTATGGTCTTGataggtggttgctatggagtccCTAGATGGTTGTTTTGGATGTTGCCAAGATGTTGCTATGGAGTTGCTAGGGTAAATGTTGTGGGATATTTTGTTGTGGGGGTAAATTTGGTTGAGGGTTAAATGGCTGAGTGGTAGTTGAGGATGAGGggttgtttagtgtttttttaatgttgataCTGTGAAATATCAAATGCAGtttacatataaaatgaaatcctgaaatactgttgaGCCATTCCCAGGTAGTTGCTATGTGGTTGCTGTGGAGTCCCAAGTGGTTGCTATTgtcttgctaggtggttgctataGATCTTGATAGGTGTTTCCTATGGTATCCCAGGTGGTTGTTAGGGTATTACAGAGTGGTTGATATGGTCTCACTAGGTTGTTGCTGTGGTATCTCAGGTCACTGCTATGGGTTCCCAATTGGTTGCTATGGTCTTGCTAGGTGGTTACGATGGAGTGTCAAGTTGTTGCTAGTGTGTTGCTATGGCTGTGGGGTGGTTGAGGATGAGTGGGTATTTACCTGTTGGGGTAGTTGTGATTGAGGGCTATTAGTGTAATGGTGTAACTGTTGTTGAGGGGTTTTTAAGCTGTGGGGGAATTTGTTGAGGGCAATTTGGCTGATTTGGTTGTTAATGAGGGACTGTGGGGTAATTTGTGGTGATGGCTAATTGGCTGTGGCGAATTTGAGGCTGAGGGGTTATTCAGCTGTTGGAtagttgtttttggtttatttatctgTGGAGGTACcagtttcagcagtgtgtgctgttttggtgTTATGGTATGAGATTTTGAGTGTTGCcagtattttattgtaaaaatccTTTAGGCATtacactcatactgtgtacaTCTGCACCTGTATCAGTCtagcacacagaaaacaaaatgaaaaacctttcacAGTTTCCAAAGAGTTCCATgtttaatgtgtagatttgtacagcaagtttaacacagtgaggttatgattgcattgtgtgtgtgtgtgtgtgtgtgtgtgtgtgtgtgtgtgtgtgtgtgtgtgtgtgtgtgtgtgtgtgtgtgtgtgtgtgttcgtgaggTAGTGTATACTGCGAGAgatgtaacgtgtgtgtgtgtgggtatgtgttttATACTCAGCAAGgatgtgtgtattatgatgttcaccagttgtgtgtgtagaggagtgtgtgtttccctgcagactcTGGTGTtgctccaggacacaggaggctatcctagctctctcacacacactgaggaatgaGACCACCAAAATCtaaaccctgcatagagggaCTCAGTGAATGTGGGgtggaatgtgtgtaagtgtgtgagtgtgtgagaggagacactgtagaaggacagagtgctggcaggccagtccagatacactcctactctgttggagctggaggtgggAGCAGAGATGTCAGTTCTCTTCTTATTGTGCCAGACAGTGTAACTGTTGTCATAGCAGTACAGACTCTAGGACTTTACATtgaatccaaacacacagtcatctgTGACTCCTTTCCTGCTaattcctttatatgtcactgcTATAGCAGCATCTTCACTCCACTccacctcccagtaacagcatCTATATACTGGTCTATGGTCTATATACTGGGACCAGATAAACAGTGTGGTGGTCACATACAGCCAGTGAGGGTTCCTGGATGCTCTATTGGCATTTTTATAGATGCATGACCATGGTCCAGGATTTTATTTCCTCTTGTAGGGCAGGTAATGTACTGCTGGACATCTTTGAGAGTCTCTCTCATATTACAATGATTAAAATCTCCCATTATGAAGTTTGGGGTGCCAGGAGAGAGAGTCTGAAACTTGTGTATGACTCTGTAGATCATATCAGCAGTGTGTTTCATGTTGGCTTTTGGATGTTGTCACGTATgtccaccctcctggcgtcacTGTCTCCGTGGTTTCCCAAtcgtgtctgttttcttttacttcctagttgttccatttcttggtttcattttctctgcccctcatctgttttccacacctgttccttgtttctagtcttgttaagttcctgatttaaaccctgtcttactctctgtgtcttggctgtttattaaatgtggttgtattggatgtttgaatgtttggatatttttgaaagcccatatctgtatctgtaagtttgtactctgtgtatcctagtctgactgtttgtcttagccttcgtgtttccaaGCCTCTGTTACTGcttgcttcccttgtttgccttcatgtgttttggtttataATGTATCCATGTAaatctctgtgttggctctatgaccctggactatcctaacgactacgactctggatttgcccttaataaagctcgctcttctccgcacatacgtctgcctccttaccactcactgttacagatgtacacaaacagttaaaatatttgaggaagcacacagaaaaaattAAATGGACACACCAACGCAGGTAGATGTtcaatgtgtgcagtgtatatGGGAATGGAAagctggttctctctctctgtgccaccAAGACGGTTTTACGTGGTCGAGCGCCAGTGAGTCGTGAGAACAGgcatttccctttttatgtTACCGGTTGTAACTTTAGTAACTTTTTTGTTTATACATCAGATTAGATTAGTTAACTCTTTCCTCTCACCTGTGATACAACCTCCTCACTCCTAGAATTAGTTCCCCCTTCAGCTGCTTCAATGGTTTCCCCTTTTCCCCCTGACACATCTATTACACTTCACTCGTGTTCTCTCACCACGACTCTTGTTTGATTAATAAGTTTAATTCGTTGGTCTTGTTTGGTTGATTAGATAGTAGTAGATTGCTGGTTGGGCATTCCCACAGGTTGCTTAACACagtttcacttttcttttttcgtTATTAGCCTAGTTAGCTACTTTTATTCACCACAAATCATCAGTGATCATTTTCACATGGTTATGATAGTTATAGTGAGTCTAGTGAACTAGacactcctggtcattaatagaatcctagtcaatgattgtttttcttatctctgcttattcaataaacatacttTGATTATAACGTCTGCGAGCCCAGagttatattataatgtttggTAGACGCCCGCAATAATGACATATCAGATTGGCGACTCTCGTGATtcgagactgaattattaatcactaataaattatttaaaattcattaaaaaatgtccctgttaatcagggtcgTGCCCCAATTAACCTTATCATCTGTtactgacaatttattaaaatgtttaaccgctacactttcatacacacacacacacacacacacacacacacacacacattgacacactCTACACCTTtcgctttctctcacacaaatactcttacacacactacatttctctttctcacacatacacgctacacatctctctctgtcacacactctcactttgtctcacgcacacaacactcacacgaacacacacaatccacctctctctttctctctcacaaacacacacacaaacatgcactgtacacctctctttcacatacacacctctttcacacacacaacctctcacacactctttcttcaTTCCGACACACaatacacctgtctctctctctctctctctctctctctctcactgacactcacacacagtataaatGACAATCTGTAAACCAGCACTCTGATGCTCCAACAaaggacaccacacacacacacacatatgcacaccacacacaataaatgatgCTCCAATAAAGGACTGAGCTGCAgttgatttctgtacatatgacataaatactgttctacaagttacacatgctgtggaatcataacctcactgtgttaaactctgtacaaatctacaGAAATATTTCCAATCAggtggaaatctttggaaactgtGAAAGGtttctcattctgttttctgagtgTTGGAGTGACAGAGATACAGAtgtacacagtatgagtgtaAAGTCTTGTGACAgttaccctccaccacagtgtgtACATATGGACTGTGCTGGAGAtacacatgtgctgtgtgtgtatatatgtgtgtatgtaaatgaacacacaggaaTTGTTTGGTAAAACTttattgatgatgtgatttattAAGTGATGGTTAACATGGAAATAGTGTTATTTAGTGAGGACctgcagaggaagagaaatattgttcttataatatatTACTAGAGTTTAAGTATAATCTGGCCAGGAacgtttgtatattttaatgaagTAAGTAAAACaggttaagagaaaaataacttacctgtgaattttttttgtggagaagcttccatgttgttttggagggaaaataatttcctgtttttctttatatagGTTTCTAAGGGAAATTCAGTTGagtgttttgaagttgattggggttggagaatttatgattgctgcATTTTTTTACTTGAACTTACATTTTcttacttactctctctctctttctctctctctttccatctggaGTTTGGGTCCCTATGCGgttcaccctctttctctctctccctctatttctctctcactccatctggAGTCTGGGTCGCCATGCagccctccatctctctctccctccatttttctctttccatgCGGAGTCTGGGTGCCTGTGCgcacatccctctctctgttccactgtctctccctcaatctggagtctgggtcgcctccctctctctctctctatctctctctctctctctctctctctctctccctctctctctccctccctctctctctctatctctctctctctctctctatctctctctctctctctctccctctctctctctatctctctctctctctctctctctctctctctctctctctctctctctctctctctctctctctccctctccgagACCTGGACTCCAGATGgagacaagacagagaaaacctGGAACATGGAAgcgggagggactaaccgtgacaggatacagttacaaatactttcatttctacattcttctggatccaattccttccactctgttccagacaatctgcttcctttcatctgtgtcatcatcaacaactccttatcttctggacatGTGCCAACTGTATTCAGGGtagtaccaatcctcaagaaggccacactcgatGGCTCAAATGCTaccaattacagaccagtatcacatCTCTCCTCCTTTCAAAAGCCTTTGAACAAgaagtttataatcaattgtttcttttcccacccagaaccagctgcatgatcacaatcagtctggctacaaaccggcacattctacagaaacagccctcttagcagtgatggagaaacttcatgctgctaaagttgccaaactgtcatctgttttgattcttctagacctttcagcagcctttgccacagtaaaccacaacattgtcctctctgttctctccaggcttggtatgactggctctgcatggaaatggtttcagtcctatctggagggacggtcctatcaggtgacatggagagcaTCCACAtgcaaaccatgtagactctccactggtgttccacaggactcagtattaggcccccttctcttgtctttgtatactcgtttcCTTGGAAAAGTCAAATCTCTCATGGTTCCTCCTAttactgctatgctgatgacactcaattacgtctttcttttccaccctctgaaacacaggtctccagacctatctcagcatgcttgactgacattgcatcctgaatgacagcccaccacttgaagctcaaccacagtaaaaccaagcttctatacatcccaggtactcccaacccttaccatgacctcacagtttcctttgagaactccctgttATCACTAgccgaagctgcctgtagcctgggcataactttggacaacctgTTGTCgttctcatgtttcaaatctaacccggtcttgcagatttctcctttgtaacatatgaaggattcagccctctctcttgcaggaagctgcccaggtacttgtgcagtctcttgtgatctcaaagctactgcaactcgctacttgctggtatttctctaagagccatcagacctctacgacttgtccagaatgcagcagcacaactggtcttcagtcttccgaagttcacacgttactccactgctgtgctcccttcattggatTCCAGTAGTTGCATGCAtgagatttaaaaccttgatgtttgcctacatAAAAAATGgtccagcccctccatacatgaagtcagtggtcaaagcttgaaataccatgcttccagtctcatggaagacaagcatcgagagtATTctctggctcccagatggtggaataaacttccacttgctgtccggacagcagagtcccttgcagtcttcaaacacagactgaagacccatctattcattttttatttatttaaatgaccactgaccttgctcctatattcactaactaaactagtacttattgtagggtattgtttataacattgatgttgtctaacaaactagtacttattgtttattacacttgtcattgtttaagatagacctcagGTAtcttgtacttctaggcatcagcagtgatccctgtatttctacagtgttctagctcattggtatattggattctaacctactctactggctgggatgtattttatgagtaaatgacaaagcattttgtaagtcaatctggataagagcacctgctaaatgcaatatatgtaaatgatctTTGTCTCCTTGTCTCCTCAGGTTTGCTGTGTCTGATCTTTATCTCCTGATCTCCATAGGATTGCTGTGTCTGATCTTTGTCTCGTGGTCTCCTCAGGTTTGTTGTGTCAGATCTTTGTCTCGTGGTCTCCTCAGGAAGCCCCTAGTGGAGAATGTGAagaaagcagcagcagagcagatggAGCAGGAGGCTCCAAAGCCAAAGAAGAAAGGGTTCCTTCCCGAGAacaagaaatgcaaaaaaagcaaGAAGCTCACTGTACTGGAGAACAAAGACACTACAGTTGCCCCAGCAACTGcaaggggaggggtggaaggggggaagaagaaggaggaaaagaaaagaggaggagaggaaacacagaCTCCGCATCCTGTTAAAAAGGCCAAAGCTCAACAGCCAAAGAGCAAGAAgtacagagggagggacagacagcAGGTCAGCACTGAGTGAGGGACACACGGGGACTGAACAGAGGAGCAGGACAAAGACTCTGAAATGGACCTGTGTAGACCAGTGCACAtcaaccctgctcctggagatctgtctcccagcagtttagccccaccccctgctcctggagatctgtctcccagcagtttagccccactcctgctcctggagatctgtctcccagcagtttagccccaccccctgctcctggagatctgtctcccagcagtttagccccaccccctgctcctggagctctgtggcagtggtagctcagtggttaaggtacttgacttgtatttgTAATCGGAAGTTTGCTCGTTCAACCACTGTGGCCCcagcactgccaagttgccacttacTACTAAATTTACTAGAGTACAGTTGTGATTTGGGTATTCAGTTCAAGAATCCTTGCATAACTCTCTTTTGTGGCCAACAATGGCttatgagtgtgttgtgagaagTGTCTAAGCATAACATTAGCAGGTAAGCACAAAGCAAGGCGAGGCGAGGGGATGGATGCAAGTGCAGAGAgagtttattaacaaacaaacataaataaacatagttgAACCAGGATAATAAAGATAATGAAGGTTAGAGCACAAAACAGCAAGAACTTCACATACTGAACGAACCAAAGGACACACGAAACAGACATGGTTCACCAAACCTACAACCAACTAGATgaaccaaaataaccgacaatgtgggaaacaaaacacagggcttaaatacatgatcTAATGGAtgataaacaagacacaggtgtaaatcatgaggggcagagaaaacaaaactaaggaatggaataacaacaaggaagtaaaggaaaacaaagaggcgacagggaaaccatgaaaacagggacgccaggagggtggccaatcatgacactAAGcgaagctttattttcttttcacttagTGTACTGAAGTAGCGTATTAGACTAGTAGGCTACAAGTTATAACATCCCAAATGGAAGAAGATAACCTGCTTATACTGCAGTTGTCAAGACTGttactttatcatttactaTATCAtccatccagagagagagagagaaagagagagagagagagagagtgagtgagtgagtgagtgagtgagtgaatgtgttacTGGGCCTTTAGGCTGGATAATGTCCAGGGTCTCTCAGAGTGAGTGTAACTAGCCTGTCGAGGGATAGCGTGTTACAGATACTACACCATCTTAGATTGAGGAGAGATTCACGTTTGTACCAAGAGGACTGACCATGGGAGGGtaatcttttgtcattttttgttctCATTAGAGTGCAGTGGCCGTTGTGTTTGAATCTGGCCTgccatgtattttatttttgtgttctaGTGTAATTAGTATGATTATGTGGGATTTTGTTGGGTGGGGAATTTTAGGTTTATGAAAGGAATAAGATGAGAATAGGTTTGTTATAtccctttttctcttctcttttctattGTTATATAGAGATCTGTGTGCTAAAAGGTAATATTGAATAATTATGTCATATGCAAATTTATGACATCTGACTAGTCATTAATTACACTCTGTAGTGAGGCTGGAAGTTCTCAGTGAAATTTGGCTGTGGATGGCTATAAAGGACACCTAGATAGCTCACTCATAGATAGCTCACTTAATAGTTGAATACAGTTTAGATATGATAAGGAACATGTTTGGTTCTTTCTTCTAACAGAAGAGCACTGCCAGTGATCCAGCTATTATTTATTCTTACTGTTGTCTTCATATCTTTATCTCCTCTGcatggcatttatttaatataaaatgtcaatTATCAACTTTCTTGTAACCAGCAATACTAATACACATTTACTGTTATTCTTTTACTGTTagactgtgttctgtgtgctctgtgttctatgttctatgtgttccatgttttatgttctatatgttctctgtgttctatgtgttctctgtgttctatgtgttctgtgtgttctgtgtgttctgtgagttctatgtgttctgtattctgtgtttattatacaaaataatctgtttatttaggACTCCTAAATTTGTCTTACAATGCAGAATATtatgtattaatgttatatgGAGTTATCTAATGTGATTGTATCTAATGTGATTTAATAAGAAGTTTGATTCTCTGAAAAAATCCACACCAAATGTAAAATCTCTAATTGGTAGTTGTGTTTTgcatgaatttaaatgttttattattgttgttgttgttgttataagtACACCATGTAGTTTTCTGTTGTGCCAAATACAGGTAaactaataaattatttttccacaatatttgaaataaacacacacacacacacacacacacacactcactcacacacacacacacacaaacacacacacacacacacattcccagcaTTCAACCATTAAGAagattctttatttttcatatgCACAATATGAACgtccacacacttacatgcttaTTGTGAGGATGATTCTCTGTCTAAATTACAGTCATCTGTAAATTTGATCTACAAAAAAAGCGGTATGTTAAATTCCGAAGTGTTTCATAGTGGAGCTTTACTCTCAGCCGCAAAACAAGTTCGTGTAGGCGGGACTGTGAATCCATTGGCGGTATAGACTGTATAGTGTATGATTGGCTGCGGCAAAATGATGGACAGTTAA
Protein-coding regions in this window:
- the LOC118241385 gene encoding myb-binding protein 1A-like protein is translated as MEQEAPKPKKKGFLPENKKCKKSKKLTVLENKDTTVAPATARGGVEGGKKKEEKKRGGEETQTPHPVKKAKAQQPKSKKYRGRDRQQVSTE